AGAGACAACCAAAAGATGCTAAGCTTGATCATATCTGCAGTGACTGACTAGACCAAACAATGGAGAGTGGATTCATATATTTAAGTTGGTTATCCAATCCAAAGATCTTTCAATACTCAACAGAGATCTGAATCACATATATAATAACGCTCTTTCTCTAGTTTCAGCATTCATGAGAAAGATTATACACAGATCAAATCTACACCATGCCACATCAACGCAAACACGTAACCGTCAAGCTCTATATGTTAAAACATTCATCCCAATTATATATACTCAAATCAAAAGGTAATAACCGATCCAGAAACGAAGAAGATCTGCACAGTTTTTGATCATTTACGCATCTGCATAATCATATGGATCATCAATGCATGGATACAAATCGAAATGAAATGCGCCTATATGATTGATCTCACTTAAAACTCTATACAGATCGGATCGAGCTCGATTTCGGTTTCGATTTACAGAGGGAGATTTGGATCGACGAACCTTCTTACGGAGACCAGAGGTTCCGGGTTTCTGGCCATCGATAGGGGATGTTGAGACGAGGGTAACTTTGAAAGCCATATCCGTTTAAGAGATTCGGAATTGGATTTGAGCCTGTGTTGAAGAGGGaatgagaaagagaagagagtgtGATGATAAACGCTGTGTGTAGAGAGAGAGTTTGCTTAAACTAGACGAGACCGCGACACGTGTGGCTCAGCGTTTTTTTCACGTTATGTGGAACGTGTCTCTTGTcttttttaacctttttacTGACAGCAATACGATAATGAGGCAATTATTCTCATATTTGAATAGACTTTTAAGTAACACAGAGACCGCTCTGATTCAAGAAGAACACAACTCACTCTCAAACAGGCAAATCTCTAAGTAACCTCAAAGCTTTCTCCCACTGTGGTCTCTGAGACATAACGATCCGTCTCAACACAGGCACAGCTCCTGCTCTCATAATAGCCGGATGGTTCTCACTGTCCATGCTCAAGTTATACAACACTGACAAACTCGCCTCCACACACCGCTCGTTCCTCTCCTCTAAAAGCTTCACCAGCGGCTCGATCCCTCCGTGCGAAGCGAGAGCTTGCGTCGACTCCGGAACTCCCTCCGAGACTATCTTGTTCAGTTCCAAAACCGCTGCTTCTTTCGCCTCTGGACTCGAGGAGAAGCTCATTTGTTCCACCAGGCTCGGGATCGTCTTGTAGAGAGTCACCTCAACGCTGATCGGTTTGCtgagagatggagagagagaggtgagtTTGACGAGACAAGAGGCGACCCAGTCTTTGTAGTGTAGAGGGAGGTTCGATCTCAGGATCTTCCTCAGCGGTTCCTCGAAGCGCGTCGTCGTGTCCACTGTTTTGCGAAACGACTCGGAGTCGAGGAGTTTTGTGAGTAGTCTCGAAGCGGATGAGATCGTCAGACCAGCTTCTTCTAGCTTGAGCAAGTGTTTCTCTAACTCCTCAGCTTCATCCTCAGGTTCTgcattttgatcaaaaaaaaaactcttcataTGTTGTTGTTTGTTATAAAGTGTTTGTATTAAAAGGACGTACCATCAAGGACGTTCTGATGGAGAGCAACGTCAAGAACAGCTGTGATGTCCTCGGAGATGATCGTGTCCATGGTTGGATCAATGACCGTACCAAACTCGATGACGGAGATTGCCTTTCTTAGAAGGTTAGGAGAGGCTGTTTTAGCAATTTGGACGAGGCGAGAGATAACAGCAGCGTCCAGAGCTTCCTTTCTGTTTATTAAAACAGGTACTGAGCATTTGATACTTACTAAAAACAGCAAAACAGAACgagctgagagagagagagaagaagacagaCCTGGAGTCTGCTTTTGATCCGTTCACAGGTCCTTCATAGAACTGCATATAAGAGAAAACAGTTTAAGCCAATTGAGAAAGAATGAGACAATAGTGCTGTTCATTTGGTTGCCGCAGGTTCTGGTATCCGCAGCTGCGGCTGCATCTGCGACTGCGTCTATTCATTTGGTTGTTGTTCGTTTCACAGACGCAGACTCAGCCGCGGCGGTTAGACTCAGGACTCGGCGTCAATCAAAGAAAcaagatttttgaaaattattgcCGCAAGTACCTGCGGCAACCAAACTAACAGCACTAGTTAACACATGGAGAATAATAAACACACCTTGGATTCCATTTCCTTGCTAGGATCTAAAATGTGAGCAAGAACATCCAGAATCTGCAACGCAGTGTTCACTAACGATTAGAcaaagatatcaaaaaaaaaaacgaaggagggaaaaaaagaaaaaaacgaagCCAGACCTGTTCTGTAATGCCTAGTGAGATCTCTGGCTGCTTCAGCAGATTAATAAAAAACGGTACAGCACCTTCAGCTTCAATCCTCTTGCAAACAGTGCGGCTGCATTTATACATCAAAAGTGTTAGTAATAATCACAAACCTATCAAGAGATTACTGCAAAAGAAGTACCTAAGAGATAAGTTTTTCAAAGCACGGATGACAGGTATCTTAACCCCCTCTCTGTTGTTGTTAGCTAAGAGCTGAACCAAAGGCTTCACAGCTCCAGCTTCCATGAACGCAACCCTCATCTCCTCATTGATACACGCATCAGCAACCGACTCTGCGGCTCTCGACACAGCCACTTCGTCTGCCAATCCAAGAATCAATACCAAACGAGCCACACCATCTACACAAGGAAGAAGAGtaagctgctgctgctgatgctCCTGATGCTGTGATTTCTCAGGACCTTCAGATTTGATCTCCTTCTCGAACTCAATAGCTCCAATCCGAGCGAGGAACTGCTGGTTCGTCCTCCCAACTATCGCTTTCATTTTGGCTTCGTCCACTTCGTCAACGTTCTCGTCAACGTTTAAACCCAGGAGCAGCTCAGATGCACCGAATCTAGAAGGAGCTTTTGCTGTCTGCTCGATCTTGACCCCGTCAGGTAAGCTAGGCCATGAATAAAGATCCGGTCTGAACGACTTGTAAGCATCTGCACCAATAATGGGAATAGGCACAACACCTTCCTCAATAACAAGAATCCTGTAGTACTCATCTTTAGCTAGCTCCAAAAGCACATTCCTCGCTTCTTTTCTAATCACTTTAGACCCTTTGTTATCGCCTTTCAACAGTTTCGTCTGTAATCGGCAAAGAAGATCAATATCGATGTTTGATTTCTaatcaagaaacataaaaaaaaaacaaaaggtctTTACCAGTTTAGGTATGACTCCTACTTCAACCATAACCTTATGGTTGTTTCTGCTAAGTGCAAGATTAGCCAAGACGCCACCAGCTGCTTCCTTAACATtaacatcatcatcttcaaggAAACCAATGAGCAGCTTAAGGACATCAAAGTCTGCAACTTTCTCTCTAACTCCTTCATCCACAGTCAGATTCCACAGAGCACATATCCCTTGTTCTTTCACCTGTTAACAAACAAATCATAAAGCTCAAAAAAAGTATAATACTTTacaatcaataaaatcattacCACTGTAGCTAAAGAAGGTCTGCTCAGTAAAGCGGTTAACTCCTCCAACGCTCCACTCTCAGCGACCAGCTCTCTGTAGAGATTCACGGAAGCGATAGACCGTAGCAGCCCGGAGGCAGCTTCACAGGCGGAGCTGGACTCGGACTTGAGAAGAGCGACGACGAGGTTCAAACAGCCGTGAAACCGCATTATCGCGTCGACGCATTTCTTCCCGCCTAGAGAGTACTTCCACAGCGCTTCTACGGCTTGTTCTCTGTCGAGAGGGTCGTTGTCTAAACCGAGCATCCGTACGAACAAGGCTACGTAGCTACTATTATCAACCTAAGCTTATAGGCACGAAAAAAGCATCAAGCTTTAAGTTATAATCGAATGTTTATGTTTGGATTAGTACATAAAACAGAGGAGGGACTTACAGAAGCTACAGAGCTTTGTTCTGTGGTGTCGGAGTGTCCAGCTTCTCCGCTACAGTGGGGACGGTGAAAACTTGAATTGGGATTGGAGAGACGGTGacggagatgatgatgatgatttgagTGGATAAGTATGGGGAAGGAGGTGAAGGAGAGGTTGGGTGTTCTTTTGGGTAAGACAGTGAGGGACTGGATTTGAGTGGTTGAGATTGGTGAGAGACGGGAACGAGGGGGCTCGAGAACGGCGACGGTGGAAGATACTGTGGAGAGTGACATCACCAGACTCGAGACGTGTCTTCTGTTTTCTGTCTGAATTTTTCGTTCGCTgggtaagagagagagatgataaCCTGGAGACGGATCTAGTCGATGTTCTGGTTCTGTACCGGTTTGGTTAAGAGGATGATTAAACGACGAGTCTAATGTTATGGTTTAGTGatgttgatttaaaatatattgttaggTTTTACTAATTTTGAACTTGCATTTGCATCTCAGGTTTTTTGTTTGAACAAGTTGTTAGAGTAACATTATTGTGTTCCTTAAGTTAGGTCCTTAGCAAATTTGGGCcgaaaaataaatgaaaaagagtAATAAACTTAAGGAATTTTAGTAAACGTAGTTTAACTAAGAAATTTTTGAAACGTTCCTTAAGGACACGTGTTGGTTTGAGAAAGGGAAAAAAGCCAATCACTTTCTgcgttctttctttctttccttctgtctctctctctctccctctcgcTCACAATCACCCCAAACTGAGTAAATCAATCTCCTTGATCGAAATCTCTGGTAATCAATCTCCTCCATCTATTTGAGCCGTTTGTCATCGAAAGATTTGAGAAATAAAAGGTCGAGAGATAAGGGTTCTCTAAATCTCTGTAGcgttcgtcttcttcctcctcagtCACAACAGAGGAAAACGTCTTGATGCAGGTTTAATGGAAGAGGGAACATGTTTTTCTCTAGGGAGGCCAAACGGAGGATACggcagaggaagaagaggagaagatcGAGGGCCAGCAAAAAAATTTACTAAGAAACAATACAAAAGTTTCTACCAATAATCTGCATATTTAACATTGTCTCTTAACAATATCTgttaatctaaaaataataataaaaaatgttaagacACCTAAAATTTGTCCCAGCGATAATCATGCTCTTAATGGTTCGCCTCAGAAAGCCTCTGACCTCAATAGTCAACGGTGATGAGACTTGTAGGCCTGTAATTAACATCACTGACTGGCTTACACACTGAAGTCTTTTCTAGAGCTCAAGCACTTTTTTTCAGTGAGCATCTGGCTGAAAATGGAGATGTGTCACTCTGCAGGTTTCCGGATGTTCCGGTTAACAAATAGGCAAAGAAGTGATCTAGAAGTTCTGAGAGGCCAGGACTGATCGGTTCACCCAAACTgagtaaaagaaaatttatggGATGATgtaaaaactttataattttcagACCAATGATACTTGATATTTCACAAGTACCACCTTAAAGAGGAAAGTGAAATATAACTTTATTGTTCCCAGAAAggttaaaaaataagataaaaaacataaaaccgTCATTATCTCTCAAATTAGAAAACAACATTCTCAATACCTTGTTACAACTTGTGAGCTCTGTTTGAACAAAACTCCCCCAAATACAAAGACAGACACAAACCTCTTCTCTCACTCATCACCCTACCCTCTCCTAATTCCTCTGCTCAGCTTTGTCATCAGAGAGCATACAAAAAGGCAAGCTTTTTCTAAACACTTCTCTAAACCCATACGATAAGGAAGACTTACTTTCTCTTTAGCTTATTATCGTCACCACTCAAGTGTTTCTTACCTTTTAGTTCTTAAAAGCCGTCATTACTGACTCGGTGAATTTGTTGAGATCCCACGACTCCATTTGGTTTTTCAGCTCGGCTATAACCTCAGGGTTGGCGTAGCAGCGCCTGCAGCAGCAAGGGCTGCAGCGACAGCTATACCTTTGATGCATCCACTGCCACTAGAGAGTTTCCCAGAGATCACCTTGCAGTATTTATCTGCATCTTTGTAAAGGGATTGGCTTGCACCACTGGCTCCTCCCTCAGCAAGAGCTTCCTCGTTCTGTAGTTTTATTTAACCCTCATTGCGTTAAAAAtgacaaatatatatgtaaataaaagacggaaaattatatataaataaaagatggAAAACCTTTAGCTTCAGGCTCTTCATTGTTCGGTTGAGAGTGAGAGTATCAGCAGGAGTCAGCTTGACAGAACGCTCCTTCCACTCGTCTATGAGCTTTTTAAGAACAGTGACACTAGCTTCCAGGTTGTCCTTATATAGATTTTCCTGTTGAACCCAAAAGTAAGAACCCAGTCACAAATAACTCATGTGGGATAACAAAAGAGTTGAATCTCTACCCAGTGCTTGCAGCAATCAACATTTTGGGTGATAGCCCATATAGTGACTGCAGCAGCTTCCTTAGCCAATACAGGATTCCATGTACCATTACAAACTTTAAATACACTGTCTTCTAGAAGACGCAAAGGTAAAGGACTTGAGATACATACCTTCTCCGACTGCTTTGAGAGCAAATTTGATAACAGGACTTTTGAAGAGTCCCTAACCAAATGTTGCAgtgtaaaagattgtcgaaccaatcctaagtgattctaaagcaaagggaatgcaagaccatgcttaatctaagtgcaatcaggtTTTCAATGATGTTatgaactagaactatgctaaagtgcaataaagaaacaagctttcaatcaatcttggacaataggactcatggggctaggcatttgactttaagtgattaagatccaatctaaggatggcaaactttcaatcaataacttccttaagtctagaacactgaaataagcaagctctatggtcaagaagaatgctcatttgctttaatcaactagacatcaaaggtctttgagcctaaaagatctaagcaatcattaaggaTGAGTCTactaactatctaaactcccttaacaaAAGTGAATATTTGCTGTGTGACTTGCTTCATTGCCCTGCTCCCAGGGACACCAGCAAGGGACACATCCTTCAACAAGGGATATATTGCCTCAAACATCTCTGTAGCATGTGCGTCAAACCATACTTACAGATTAAAATCAACACTCTCATGCATATAAGTCTCGAAGTCCAATACTATGTTACCTTCACTCTTGCGGATGATGCGGGAATGTAAGTCTCATTAAGATCTCAAACGAAGGAGGTGGAATCAACCGCTCTCCCTTCCTAACAGGCCCGCTAACAAGTATGGCCCGAGCCTTCGGGTTGGACAAGATCCTGAAAGAAGAACACATAACCAAGATTTACATAATTATCACACATACATAAACAGAACATCGCACGGAGTTTTCTCTTTTCAAGACTCACCTCTCAACCAACTGAAGGATGAGATCTCTCGACTGAGGATTGCAACTCTTGCTACTCACAACAGGTAACAAGTTGTGTGCCCAAGATAACAAGCCTGCTGATAGATCACCTTGGGAGGCCTGTGCATAGTAAGAGAATGTgaatatttatcatataaaaaaaaacatgtatgttggtaataaaaataaatctgcaACACACCTGAGCCATCATCCAAACTATAACCGGAAACTTATCCTGTCCTTGATACTTGGGGTTCTCCCTCACAGTTGGCAATACATTAGTTAGAGCATCAGGCTTCTTGCGCAGCACCATCGCTAACGTCACAAATATCGCAACCTATCCGTCAAATGAATCCAAAAACCGATGGTTTTATTAACTGATAGCTAGTTCAACAAGACCAACAACATCCACAAAACCTACATTCTAATTAGTATGGCTCAGATCACCAAGACGATGAAGTTCAGTACCTGAGACTTTGAAGTAGCGTGTTGTGCTCCTCCTTTCTTACCTCCCTTGGCGCCTCCTTGCTGTAGAGCCAAGTCTGCAAGAATGCAATCCAAGGCCCACAATACAAACACTCCAAGCGCCTCAATGGGCCGTTAGTTGATCCAATCGGCTGATGTTTTACACATATCTTCAGGGATATGAGAGAGAGGCATCTGtatgaagcaagaagaaaagaTTCTAACTttataagaacaaaaaaaaacacataatgTGGCCGTTGAATCGTTGACTTAAAGACAGGATCTTTTACATCGACGAGCTTGGACAAAGGAGACTCCTTAAACGTTTTCACCCACGGGAAATGAGACGATGAGACACCAGAGAGAGCCCTCCCAAAGTAATCAGCAAATCTCATCAGCTGAATCTCTGGCTGACTCCCATACGATTCCTAACAACCAAAAGTTCGAACCCACATTGACTGACAACATACCGAAGCTTCGAAGAGGAAAGCCGCGAAGTTCTCCGCGTCGATCTTAGCCGCAGCTTCAGCTAAACTCACCTTaggcttcttctccttcttcaccttcaccttctgcttcttctcaTCCTCCGCCTTCACATTCTCCTTCCCCATTTCACCTCGTCCTCGTAACCGTACCCGTCGGATCGGAGTTTGGATCTCGCCGGATCGGAACCGTCGGAGTCATCGGCGGCCTTCTTCGCGGCGAGGATCCGTCGGTGGCGATCCTCGGCTCGCTCCTCGAGGGAGCGGAAGACGTTGTTGCTGTCTCCGTTGGGAGCGTGGTTTCCGTTCGCCGCCGTCATCTGATGATCCGACGGTTTCTGCTTGCGGTTGCGTTTCGGGTAGACTACTTTCTTCCAGCCGTGATCGGTGGTGTTGGTGGTTTCCAAGGCATTGTACTCCACTGACTCGACCGGATCCATTTTTCGGATTGAGGTTTCGGAATTGAGTTAAAaaagttttggtttttttaCGAAAAGTCTTCTTTCCGGcgagaagaaagagaaacagAAGACAAGGAGTGGAAGACGGGATGACCGGTCGGAGATGTATATAAATAGGGGTGTgaatatttaaatgattttagtttttatttaattttctctattttattaattcacaTTTGCAGGATATGTAACAAGTGAATCCtcagaatatatataataaaaattgtatcatGTTGATTAGTATTTTTTGATCATATCAGTTCTATATTTAGACCTACAACAATCTTCATTTTGTATTTGGTTTAGATGCAATACTATTGTCTGATCTCTTTTAGATTTTGAGTATAACTAATGACATTAGTTATATGCTAAAAGCTATAGTAAGAGACAATAATAGAGAGTTGTAAGAGATAACgatatgtaaataaattagataaaacttttttattgtattttcgcTAAAAAGTTAAAGTCTTTTTAGTTTTGCTAATTCTTAAAATCGTGATTTACAACCCTACTATTACTACTAGCCTTTAGCTGTAGCGTTACAATCTACCCGATCTGATCTTATGTTATCACAATTCAGCGAGTCTCATTCATATTCGCATTTAGTAAATGTAGTTTTTTAAAGTAATAGATGTAGTTTATACTATGCAGAGGCGTGTCTTATGTGTTACTAGAAAGTCATTTGCCTCAGACCTCACCaaagtatataatatttcaGGGCCCCAAATTTATAAGTTATGATTTAGCATATTGGTAGTAGTGTATTAGATTAGCATGAAGTTATTTTTGGCTTGTATGTGTGCTAGTA
This DNA window, taken from Raphanus sativus cultivar WK10039 unplaced genomic scaffold, ASM80110v3 Scaffold1494, whole genome shotgun sequence, encodes the following:
- the LOC130504323 gene encoding uncharacterized protein LOC130504323 isoform X1, producing the protein MSLSTVSSTVAVLEPPRSRLSPISTTQIQSLTVLPKRTPNLSFTSFPILIHSNHHHHLRHRLSNPNSSFHRPHCSGEAGHSDTTEQSSVASVDNSSYVALFVRMLGLDNDPLDREQAVEALWKYSLGGKKCVDAIMRFHGCLNLVVALLKSESSSACEAASGLLRSIASVNLYRELVAESGALEELTALLSRPSLATVVKEQGICALWNLTVDEGVREKVADFDVLKLLIGFLEDDDVNVKEAAGGVLANLALSRNNHKVMVEVGVIPKLTKLLKGDNKGSKVIRKEARNVLLELAKDEYYRILVIEEGVVPIPIIGADAYKSFRPDLYSWPSLPDGVKIEQTAKAPSRFGASELLLGLNVDENVDEVDEAKMKAIVGRTNQQFLARIGAIEFEKEIKSEGPEKSQHQEHQQQQLTLLPCVDGVARLVLILGLADEVAVSRAAESVADACINEEMRVAFMEAGAVKPLVQLLANNNREGVKIPVIRALKNLSLSRTVCKRIEAEGAVPFFINLLKQPEISLGITEQILDVLAHILDPSKEMESKFYEGPVNGSKADSRKEALDAAVISRLVQIAKTASPNLLRKAISVIEFGTVIDPTMDTIISEDITAVLDVALHQNVLDEPEDEAEELEKHLLKLEEAGLTISSASRLLTKLLDSESFRKTVDTTTRFEEPLRKILRSNLPLHYKDWVASCLVKLTSLSPSLSKPISVEVTLYKTIPSLVEQMSFSSSPEAKEAAVLELNKIVSEGVPESTQALASHGGIEPLVKLLEERNERCVEASLSVLYNLSMDSENHPAIMRAGAVPVLRRIVMSQRPQWEKALRLLRDLPV
- the LOC130504323 gene encoding uncharacterized protein LOC130504323 isoform X2, which gives rise to MSLSTVSSTVAVLEPPRSRLSPISTTQIQSLTVLPKRTPNLSFTSFPILIHSNHHHHLRHRLSNPNSSFHRPHCSGEAGHSDTTEQSSVASVDNSSYVALFVRMLGLDNDPLDREQAVEALWKYSLGGKKCVDAIMRFHGCLNLVVALLKSESSSACEAASGLLRSIASVNLYRELVAESGALEELTALLSRPSLATVKEQGICALWNLTVDEGVREKVADFDVLKLLIGFLEDDDVNVKEAAGGVLANLALSRNNHKVMVEVGVIPKLTKLLKGDNKGSKVIRKEARNVLLELAKDEYYRILVIEEGVVPIPIIGADAYKSFRPDLYSWPSLPDGVKIEQTAKAPSRFGASELLLGLNVDENVDEVDEAKMKAIVGRTNQQFLARIGAIEFEKEIKSEGPEKSQHQEHQQQQLTLLPCVDGVARLVLILGLADEVAVSRAAESVADACINEEMRVAFMEAGAVKPLVQLLANNNREGVKIPVIRALKNLSLSRTVCKRIEAEGAVPFFINLLKQPEISLGITEQILDVLAHILDPSKEMESKFYEGPVNGSKADSRKEALDAAVISRLVQIAKTASPNLLRKAISVIEFGTVIDPTMDTIISEDITAVLDVALHQNVLDEPEDEAEELEKHLLKLEEAGLTISSASRLLTKLLDSESFRKTVDTTTRFEEPLRKILRSNLPLHYKDWVASCLVKLTSLSPSLSKPISVEVTLYKTIPSLVEQMSFSSSPEAKEAAVLELNKIVSEGVPESTQALASHGGIEPLVKLLEERNERCVEASLSVLYNLSMDSENHPAIMRAGAVPVLRRIVMSQRPQWEKALRLLRDLPV
- the LOC130504323 gene encoding uncharacterized protein LOC130504323 isoform X3; translated protein: MLGLDNDPLDREQAVEALWKYSLGGKKCVDAIMRFHGCLNLVVALLKSESSSACEAASGLLRSIASVNLYRELVAESGALEELTALLSRPSLATVVKEQGICALWNLTVDEGVREKVADFDVLKLLIGFLEDDDVNVKEAAGGVLANLALSRNNHKVMVEVGVIPKLTKLLKGDNKGSKVIRKEARNVLLELAKDEYYRILVIEEGVVPIPIIGADAYKSFRPDLYSWPSLPDGVKIEQTAKAPSRFGASELLLGLNVDENVDEVDEAKMKAIVGRTNQQFLARIGAIEFEKEIKSEGPEKSQHQEHQQQQLTLLPCVDGVARLVLILGLADEVAVSRAAESVADACINEEMRVAFMEAGAVKPLVQLLANNNREGVKIPVIRALKNLSLSRTVCKRIEAEGAVPFFINLLKQPEISLGITEQILDVLAHILDPSKEMESKFYEGPVNGSKADSRKEALDAAVISRLVQIAKTASPNLLRKAISVIEFGTVIDPTMDTIISEDITAVLDVALHQNVLDEPEDEAEELEKHLLKLEEAGLTISSASRLLTKLLDSESFRKTVDTTTRFEEPLRKILRSNLPLHYKDWVASCLVKLTSLSPSLSKPISVEVTLYKTIPSLVEQMSFSSSPEAKEAAVLELNKIVSEGVPESTQALASHGGIEPLVKLLEERNERCVEASLSVLYNLSMDSENHPAIMRAGAVPVLRRIVMSQRPQWEKALRLLRDLPV